The Glycine soja cultivar W05 chromosome 8, ASM419377v2, whole genome shotgun sequence genome has a window encoding:
- the LOC114421085 gene encoding probable inactive ATP-dependent zinc metalloprotease FTSHI 1, chloroplastic produces the protein MMNILSSPHFRITKSHSPHRYGTPKRTPRHVPTQLLLLRRSPTVLCKSSSATNEPGSDDFVSRVLKENPSQVQPKYLIGDKLYTLKEKENLRKLSNAGILDVLKRLKSTKPQSKSENVSEASGERDSVYLKDLLKEYRGKLYVPEQLFGTELSEEEEFNRNVNELPKMSIEEFRKALSKDKIKLITSKGGGGLYRDFVVELKEIPGDKSLHTTKWVLRLGNGEAQAIMADYTGPRYEIERSHTMSWVGKTPEYPHPVATSISSRVVVELAVVTGCVAVAAVIAGGFLASAFFAATSLVAVMAVYVVWPIAKPFLKLFLGLTLAILEKIWDNIVDFFSDGGILSKISEIYTFGGFSASLEALKPIMIVVLTMVLLVRFTLSRRPKNFRKWDLWQGIDFSRSKAEARVDGSTGVKFCDVAGIDEAVEELQELVRYLKNPELFDKMGIKPPHGVLLEGPPGCGKTLVAKAIAGEAGVPFYQMAGSEFVEVLVGVGSARIRDLFKRAKVNKPSVVFIDEIDALATRRQGIFKENTDHLYNAATQERETTLNQLLIELDGFDTGKGVIFLAATNRKDLLDPALLRPGRFDRKIRIRPPSAKGRHDILKIHSSKVKMSESVDLSSYAQNLPGWSGARLAQLVQEAALVAVRKQHNSILQSDMDDAVDRLTVGPKRVGIELGYQGQCRRATTELGLALTSHLLRRYEHAKVECCDRISIVPRGQTLSQLVFHRLDDESYMFERRPQLLHRLQVLLGGRAAEEVIYGRDTSKASVDYLADASWLARKILTIWNLENPMVIHGEPPPWRKSVKFVGPRLDFEGSLYDDYNLIEPPLNFKMDDQVAQRTEELIRDMYRKTVSLLRRHHAALLKTIKVLLDQKEISGEEIEFILNKYPPQTPIYLLEEEYAGNLPFTREQVHDLEYALKIQSNEETM, from the exons ATGATGAATATTCTCTCCTCGCCCCACTTTCGCATCACCAAATCTCACTCCCCCCACCGCTATGGAACTCCGAAGCGAACTCCGAGGCACGTTCCGACCCAACTTCTTCTCCTACGAAGGTCACCCACAGTGCTCTGCAAATCCTCTTCCGCGACTAACGAACCCGGTTCGGACGATTTCGTGAGCCGGGTTCTGAAGGAAAACCCGAGCCAAGTGCAACCCAAGTATCTAATCGGCGACAAGTTATATACTTTGAAAGAAAAGGAGAATTTGAGAAAATTATCCAATGCGGGTATTTTAGATGTGCTCAAGAGGTTGAAATCAACGAAGCCTCAGAGCAAGAGTGAGAATGTGAGTGAGGCTTCGGGAGAGAGAGATTCTGTGTATTTGAAAGACTTGTTGAAGGAGTATAGAGGGAAACTTTACGTGCCTGAGCAACTTTTTGGCACAGAGTTGTCGGAGGAAGAAGAGTTTAACAGAAATGTAAACGAGTTGCCCAAAATGAGCATTGAGGAGTTCAGGAAGGCTTTGAGCAAAGACAAAATCAAGTTGATAACTTCAAAGGGAGGTGGAGGTCTTTATAGGGATTTTGTTGTGGAGTTGAAGGAAATTCCTGGTGATAAAAGCTTGCACACAACCAAATG GGTTCTCAGGCTGGGTAATGGGGAAGCTCAAGCAATCATGGCTGACTACACTGGACCACGATATGAGATCGAGAGGAGCCATACTATG TCTTGGGTGGGGAAAACACCGGAGTACCCTCATCCAGTTGCAACTTCCATATCTAGTAGAGTAGTGGTTGAGCTTGCAGTGGTGACAGGCTGCGTGGCTGTAGCAGCAGTTATAGCTGGTGGCTTCCTTGCATCAGCATTTTTTGCTGCAACCAGTCTTGTAGCTGTGATGGCTGTCTATGTTGTGTGGCCTATAGCCAAACCGTTCCTCAAGCTTTTTCTTGGTCTCACCCTAGCAATTTTGGAGAAGATTTGGGATAATATTGTTGATTTTTTCAGTGATGGTGGCATTTTGTCTAAGATATCTGAGATTTACACTTTTGGTGGATTTTCTGCTAGCCTTGAGGCATTGAAACCAATTATGATTGTAGTTTTGACTATGGTCCTTCTTGTTCGCTTCACCCTTTCAAGAAGACCTAAAAACTTTAGGAAGTGG GATCTTTGGCAGGGAATAGACTTCTCACGATCTAAAGCTGAAGCTCGTGTTGAT GGTTCAACTGGAGTCAAGTTTTGTGATGTAGCTGGAATTGATGAGGCAGTTGAGGAACTTCAAGAG TTGGTGAGATACCTAAAAAATCCCGAGTTGTTTGATAAAATGGGGATCAAACCTCCACATGGTGTTCTTCTTGAGGGCCCTCCTGGATGTGGCAAG ACCTTGGTAGCCAAGGCTATTGCTGGTGAAGCTGGCGTTCCATTTTACCAAATGGCCGGATCAGAATTTGTGGAAGTTTTAGTTGGTGTTGGTTCTGCACGTATTAGGGATTTATTTAAGAGAGCCAAG GTAAACAAACCATCAGTTGTATTCATAGATGAAATTGATGCGTTGGCTACTAG GCGCCAAGGTATTTTCAAGGAGAACACAGATCACCTGTATAATGCAGCCACCCAGGAAAGGGAAACTACATTGAACCAATTGTTGATAGAGCTTGATGGTTTTGATACTGGAAAGGGTGTCATATTTCTAGCTGCCACAAATCGTAAGGATTTGTTAGATCCAGCACTTCTTCGTCCAGGTCGCTTCGATCGAAAG ATCAGGATTCGCCCACCTAGTGCCAAAGGAAGACATGATATTTTGAAAATCCATTCTAGTAAAGTAAAAATGTCAGAGTCTGTCGATTTATCCAGCTATGCACAGAACCTACCTG GATGGTCTGGAGCGAGATTGGCTCAATTGGTCCAAGAGGCAGCTCTTGTGGCTGTTAGGAAACAGCACAACTCAATTCTTCAGTCAGATATGGATGATGCAGTTGACAGACTTACAGTTGGACCTAAACGTGTTGGAATAGAATTAGGTTACCAAGGGCAATGTCGTAGAGCTACTACTGAATTGGGACTTGCATTAACTTCTCATCTGCTTCGGCGATATGAGCATGCAAAAGTTGAATGCTGTGATCGCATCTCAATAGTACCTCGTGGTCAG ACATTGTCTCAATTGGTATTTCATCGACTTGATGATGAATCATATATGTTTGAACGTCGACCTCAATTGCTTCATCGGCTTCAG GTTCTGCTTGGAGGTAGAGCTGCTGAGGAGGTCATCTATGGACGTGACACATCAAAAGCCTCAGTTGATTACCTTGCAGATGCATCCTGGCTTGCACGCAAAATATTAACCAT ATGGAATTTGGAGAATCCAATGGTCATACATGGTGAACCACCACCTTGGAGGAAGTCAGTTAAATTTGTTGGTCCAAGGCTGGATTTTGAAGGGTCTCTTTATGATGACTACAACTTGATCGAACCCCCACTAAATTttaagatggatgatcaagttGCACAAAGGACTGAAGAGTTGATACGGGACATGTACAGAAAGACGGTGTCTCTCCTTAGGAGGCACCATGCTGCTTTGCTCAAAACTATTAAG GTTCTTCTCGATCAGAAGGAGATCAGTGGTGAGGAAATAGAGTTCATTCTGAACAAATACCCTCCACAAACACCTATATATCTTTTGGAAGAGGAATATGCTGGTAACCTTCCATTCACCAGAGAACAAGTGCATGATTTGGAGTATGCcttaaaaattcaatcaaacGAAGAAACCATGTGA
- the LOC114421086 gene encoding F-box protein SKIP8-like, translated as MEIFSVLSEPFLVALAVTALCFLFALFSLLRSSFSLPRRFTPPRKHHCDCTSNSDAAAVPYLNGGRTEMLEPSPVPAPAVLTERRMGSSMMEELVPEITTHALSYLDYPSLCRLSMTNSLMRKAANDDNAWKALYHKDFTLEQDSITPTNGWKAYYAATRAIVNINTEFFNIVRDKSLQAMSHFWLNADYVKCIHASGFFSGYNAVMQGWQLVFNWEQGLNFQVRDVCARVLTDMAWVTMKTYVDMDTGPFNVTNIYEFHNGRWYMVHHHSSVDGDVDHQIVHG; from the exons ATGGAGATTTTCTCTGTCTTGTCGGAACCGTTTCTCGTTGCCCTCGCCGTGACCGCGCTCTGTTTCCTTTTCGCGCTATTCTCTCTCCTCCGATCCTCCTTCTCCCTTCCCCGGAGATTCACGCCGCCGAGGAAGCATCACTGCGATTGCACCTCCAATTCCGACGCCGCCGCCGTTCCCTACCTCAACGGCGGCCGCACTGAAATGCTCGAGCCCAGTCCTGTTCCGGCGCCGGCGGTTTTGACGGAGCGGCGAATGGGGTCGTCCATGATGGAGGAACTGGTTCCGGAGATTACGACGCACGCGCTCAGTTACTTGGATTATCCGAGTCTCTGTCGCCTCTCCATGACAAATTCGTTGATGCGAAAGGCTGCGAATGATGATAATGCTTGGAAGGCCCTTTATCACAAG GACTTCACATTGGAGCAAGATAGTATCACACCCACTAATGGGTGGAAGGCTTACTATGCTGCAACAAGAGCAATTGTGAATATTAATACAGAATTCTTCAACATTGTTAGAGATAAGTCTCTTCAAGCAATGAGTCATTTTTGGCTGAATGCAGATTATGTCAAGTGCATTCATGCCTCAGGTTTCTTTTCCGG GTACAATGCAGTTATGCAGGGTTGGCAACTTGTATTCAACTGGGAGCAAGGATTGAACTTTCAGGTTCGAGATGTATGTGCTCGCGTCTTGACAGACATGGCTTGGGTTACCATGAAAACATATGTTGACATGGATACAGGGCCATTCAATGTGACCAATATTTATGAGTTCCATAATGGACGGTGGTATATGGTTCATCATCACAGTTCTGTGGATGGGGATGTGGACCATCAGATTGTGCATGGATAA